CAGCCCCAGGCACGAGCCCTCCCCGACTCCCCACCCGGCCCCCCCCCGGCCCATGCGGCAGCCCGTACCATCATGTCGCTCTCAACCTCCTCGTACACGCTGGCCAGCCTGTCCTCCCGGCTGTCCTGGGCCAGGCTGGCTTGGAGCCGTCGCTGGGCCCACTCCTCATAGTACTCTTCATCTAGGTCCTTGTAGGCCAGAACCAGGGtcctcagcccttcccctgcgTATTCCTGGGGACGGAGCCAAGGTCaccctggccccgcccctcccagcACACTGAGTTCAGAATCAAGGCCCTGCTCCCCACACCTACATTCAGGTGGTCAGTGGTGGTGTTGAGCAGCTCCTGGGTAGAAGGGTGGAGCCTGTCCAGCAGGATGGTGTCAGCCCCTTTGCAGTAGAGTCGGATCCTCCCCTCTGGGTTCCGCACTATGATCCCCACAGGAGGAGAAAGTCCCAGACTCAGGCAGGCAAAGACCCCCAGCCCCAAGACACAAACGAGGACCACCCGGCACACCTTACCCAGTCCAGGCCAGGACGCTGCCCCGCATGCCCCCAGCAGTCCACTCCCGGCCTCACCTATGACCGACATCCGCTTGCGGATATTATTGAAGTCCAGGATGGCCAGCAGCTGATAGGTGACGGCGGTGCCCATCTCGTGGACAGTGATGGTTTTGGGGGTGCGAGAGCGGAACACGAAACCGAAGTTCCTGGCCGCGGTCACCAGGGCCCCCTCATCCGGGGACTGGGCTTTGTAGTACAGCTCTCCTGTGTGGGCGGGAAGGACACACACGCTGGAAGCGGCCACCTGGAGCCACACGTCCCGCCAGGACACCCCTGCCTGGCCGCGCCCCAGGACAGACTCGAGGCTCCGAGGCAGCCCGTCTCACCCTCGTTCTTCTCTTCCGACATGACGGTATGACACAGGGAAAGGAGCCGGAAGAACTCATGGGTGTGGGGGTCCCCCATCTTGACGGCCTCCAAGAGGGTGGGGTCCCAAAATAAGAACTTCTTGTCAGCCAGAGGATTGAAGGAGAAGTCGACGGGCTGTGGTCTCTGCAGAGGAAAGGGGGCAGCAAGCAGAGGCTGGGGGTCAGGCTGCATCTGGGGGGGCTGCCCCCACCCTGTCTCCTGCCCAGAGGATCCACATGCTGCCCACTGTGAACCCCCAAAACTCTCACTTCTGCTACCAGTTCTCCCTGCAAACACCCGTTTCTCCAAGCAGCTTCTGCTGCTTGACCAGAGAACGCACCCTACTATCTACACCCACCGCTACAGGTCAGGCGACCGGTATTTAATCGGCACGGAGAGTAACCCTGGAGGCTGGATCTTACCTCTCCCAATTCAGCTTTGTGTCCCAGGACATCAAACACGTCCCCTACACACTCCGGGACAGAAGGAGAGACGCGGTCAGAGCTCTCTCAGAGCAGCAGAGAAGCCGGCACAGAATCCCCACAGCATCGGGGACCCTCAACCCCAAACCCTGAGCCAACTAACACAGATTCGCACCCCTGACTCCAGGCACCCGGGCCTGAGGGTCACGGCCCCCGAGCCCCCCATCCCTGACCCCACCTGCTCTCCTGCCAGGGCTCCCCGGTCCCCGCAGATGCTGGTCACCCTACAGGCCTAACAACAGATCAAGCCCCACACGCCAGCCGTGGGCCCGAGCTATTACAGAAAGCAGAGAGGGGCTCACCGTAAGAGCCAGGTCCCACACACCCTGTCCCCAGCCACCCCGTGGCTCGGCCGCCCCGAAGACACAGTCACATTCCAGAGACTCACAAGGGCCCTGAGCAGCAGCACGGGGAGCCGCACGGACGCCCAGCGTCTCGGGCTTCACCTCAAGCAGCCGGGGAGCCCCCTCCTGCCTGGGGCCAAGACTGGGGTGAGGGCATccgcagagggcaggggaggggctccgCGGCCGTGTCCTGACCGGGGGTGCCAAGCGCACGCTCTCCTGGCCCCCCAGACCCAGCAGGACGGAAGCGGGACGGGGGCCCCAGGCCCTCGCCGCGTGCCCTACCGTAGCTGCGGCCACGGACGGAGCACTTGTGGAAGACCATGACGTTCTGGGTGAGCGTGCCCGTCTTGTCGGAGAAGACGTACTCCACCTGGCCCAGCTCCTCGTTCAGGGTGGTGGTGCGGGCCTCGGCGGGCGTCTGCTTCTTCACGCAGAACATCTTCCTGTCCCAGTTGATGAAGTAGCTGTGGCCCAGGCGGATGACCTCCACGCTGCAAGGGGCGCGGGGGCAGGACACGAGGCTCAGGCAGGAAGCCGAGGAGGCCCCCACCCACAGGGGCCTTCGCCGCAAGCCCCCCGCCTggggacggacggacggacggacggacagaGTGGACGCCTGGGCAGGAAGGGCAAGGACGGCCCCCGACCCCGACCCTCCGGCGCTCTCCGGACAAGAAGGTGCACGGGGCCTGGGCAGGCAGGACACACAGtgcaggcagacagagagggaccgCGGACCAGGCTCTCGGCGAGCTCTTACCTCGGCGCTAGTAACATAGAGCCCGTGcggagaaaacaagagaaagtgtgtgaggaaagaagagaagacagacagacagggggGCCCTGGCGCTCACTGCCCACAGCGAGCCCTCTCCTTCCGCCCGGCTCAGGCCTCCGGCTCTCTGAAAGGGCGCAAGGCAGCCGCAGACGCCCACTCCGTGTGGGGAAATAATGCCGAGCGACAGGGCGCTTTCCACATCCCAGGGTCCTCCCCGTCCTCTTGCCTGCAGGGCGCTGCCTTTGGGGTACGGACTGCCAGCGCCCCAGGGAGGCGGCCGTCGGGCCAGCACACATCGGGGCGTGGGGCACACCTGGAACCCTGCTTCTGACCCGACCGAGGCTGGACCAGGATCCAGTTACCCGGCAAACGCGCAGCTGGCTGGACGTGTCTTCTCGGCCTTCTCCCCACCGAGCGGGTCGCGCCCCCCAACACACCCTGGAGCCTGACTCAGCAAGCGGCTTTCTCAGGCTGCAGCCAGGGGCACTGGATCCGAAACCCAGACAGCAAGCCGAGATGGGGGAGAGTCAGATTGCAAACGAGAAAGCATTTCAGCAGAAACGAGGAACCAGCGATGGCAGCAAAGCACACGGTCCACGTGAGGGCTCACAGGAACCCCCTTCGAAAGCTTATTTTCCAGTCTAGTGTCTCCTGTCAATGGAGTATCAAGGCGTCCCTACAAAGAAGGTGGAACCAGACTGTTCCCGTTTTACATGTGGCCACACCGCCGCTCAATGACCTAGAAAAGCCCCCACTCTACCCCCCAGGGCGCGTCTTCTCCCACTgccgtcggggggggggggggggggcggcggcaaGGGAGGACTACCTGGGGGTGCCTGTGAACCAGACACGGCACGTGGGAAGAGTCCCGAGCACCCGGAAAGTATTTCCTTCCCAGCGTCTCTGGTCCCCTTATCTTAAGCGCAAGGCTCGAAGAACAAAGGGaaatttcctccttcctctcttcctactCCTTCCTCCCCGGCGGGTCCCTGTCAACATTCTCTTCACCTCAAACACCCTAGAGATCTGCTACATCCTGGTCCGGCTGCTGGCCATCGACAGCCAGCGCTTCCCGAAGCATTCCTGGGATCCGCTGTAAAGAATCTTCCGATGGTTTACTACGAAGTCTACCGGCACAGAGCCAACACCCTCCAGGGCGAGGACCGAGACCCTGGGCCCCGGGCTGCCCTCTCACCCACTCCCCGGTCCCGCCCGCATGCCTCCCCACTCGGGCTCCACCTTCCCTCGGCCCAGCCGCCTCCTCAGATGTGTCCCGACCCACTGCCCAGCGAGCGATGCCCTGCCCACTCCTGTGGGACTCTGTGCCTCCCACACGGCATCGCGGCGGGAGGGCggcatctcccctccccccagacgCCCTGGAGGGCGCCCACAGCTGCGCCCCATGCCGGCCTGCAGGTAGGCTGACTTCACAGCCCTCGCACCCATCAGGGTTCAGATGGCTCCCTCCCCAGACCGACACTCGGAAGGAGGCCCGTTCCTAACACTCTCTGGAGGCGGCACAGTACAAAGGTGGTGTGCAAACGACACGTGCCCAAGAAATCCACACGGATCTTGCTCTGACACGGTCCAAAGTGCCGGAAGCCGCGCGAAGTCTGCTCCACGCGCAGAGGATCAGAGGGCAAGAAGCTCGAGGCACAAACAGCAGGTCTGGGTTCCTCCCCCAAAGGGCTCACCTTCACAGAAACGTTTGCCTGGGGGCCACCTGGGCTGCCCGGCAGACTCCGGGGCGCAGCAGTGCGTACCTGACATAGAGCGATATGGGCACGACGGTGTTGAGGATGATGATGTAGGACCAGAAGGAGAGGAAGCCAGAGAAGAAGGCACTGTCCACCGCCTCGTCCCAGGGCAAGTAGACCTGGAAACGCGTCCCGACCTCATGCTCCCAGATGGCGTTGCCGATGGCCAGGATCACCCCCATGCAGACCAGGAATCCAAAAATCTGGCGACAAATGAGAAGCAGAGGCTAGGCTGCTACTTAGGAACCCTCCGAAATCAAGCACCTCCCTGAAGGTCACCACTCATACGTCCACACCCTCAAAAGCTCAGACATCTTTAAAATGGCGGCATGCTCCAGCGGGAAGCGGCCAGAACCGGTGACCGTCACGCGGCCTCTCCCCGAACATCTTGCTTAACTGTATGATGGGGAAGCCCCAACAGCCGCGCAGCTCCCCAGTCTGCCACCACGGAACCTTCCGAGATGGTGAGAATGGGTGTGAGCAACCTGCTCCCAACGTAACGAGGCAGTTTGGTGGAAACCACCCATTTACTTGGGCTAATTAAGCTTCCACAAGCCAACAAAAACGTCCAGTTTCTGTGACGTTCGCTATCTCGTATGGAGTACCAAAAAGCTTTTTCAATCAGGGAAGCAAACGGTGTCTTCACAGATGCAGATTACCGTGAATAGAAAATCTTCTAAAGATtgtaaaaaattcttttgaatgtCTGAATCTGGggagtgcctgggcggctcagtcagttaagtacccgacgcttgatttcagctcaggtcatggtctcatggttcatgggattgagccccacattggactctgtgctgacagcatggggtctgtttgggattctctctctctctctctctctctctctctctctctctctctctccctctctctgcccttccctccctctctctctaaataaacaaataaacatctaaaaaaaattaaaatgtaaatcttgGGAGTCCCTGAAAAAGGATCATAAAAAAGTTTCAGTGGTCAGAAGAAAAAACTGACACCACTGTATTTCCAAAGCAGCATCCACTGacaggagccacccaggtgcccaaggacCGCCAGGGGGCGATGAGAGCCTTCGTGCGACAGGCTGAACCACGCTCCCAGAGGCTGGGTCTCCACAGACCCCTTTGAGGCCAGAAGAGAACCTGGCCCACCGGAACCTGGCCCAGCCTTTGCAggctggcaggagggcaggggctcCAGAAGGGGAGGAGAGCCCAGCAAGGAGCTCAAGTTTCTAGCCAGACAAGACGAGAATTCAGGAAGTGccaaaaactaaaacagaaacttTTCCTTTGGGGTCCTCCACTCTTAGACGTCGGGGAAAAGGCCTAAAggaactttttctttcccctccctccccaccccacggaggcctccctgtccctctggcaAAAGCAAACAGAAGGTCACAAGCTGCACAAAGTTACCACCGTGACTGGaacccagagagaggaagacgtgATTTACTCCCTTCAAGTTCTTGATTCACACACGTTCCTACGGGTTTTTTAAACAACATCCTCCAAGCCTGAAGGGGGCCCGAAATCAACACTGCCCGTGAGTGGCTGACCTGCCGGTGGCTTTAAAACCAAAacctaagggcgcctgggtggctcagtcggttaagcatccgacttcagctcaggtcacgatctcgcagtctgtgggtttgagccccgcgtcgggctctgggctgatggctcggagcctggagcctgtttccgattctgtgtctccctctctctctgcccctcccctgttcatgctctgtctctctctgtctcaaaaataaataaatgttaaaaaaaaaaattaaaaataaataaataaataaataaataaataaataaaaccaaaacctaaAGCTCCACTGCTGACCGGGCAGGCAAGGCGGGAGCACCAGCCCGGGCACCGGAGGCCAGGGGCCTGTGTGAGGACTCACCCAGAGCACCAGGGTGTTCATTAGGCGATCAATGCTCGTTCTCTTGAACTTCGTCCTGCCGCTGTTCTGCATCAGCTTAGTGTCAGGACCTaggaagcaggggcaggggctgcgGAACGGACAGCCCATCTGCCCCTGGGCTCCTGCCCGTGGACCCCGACTGCAGCACGggagtggaggagacagaggctATCCCGAGGCGCCTCCCACGTGCCTGAGGGCGGCCGGGGCTCCACCGCTCACTCTTCTTCCCCTGCGCCCCAGGAGGCTCACCTGCGAAGACCACCAGCCCGAAGCACCACTCGGTGTTACGCAGCACGCAGCCCCGCAGGAGCATGTTCTGGTTGCTTAGCGGGAACTTGCTCTCCTTCCAGTAAAGGGCCCCACTGAACTTGTCCAGCTTGTTGTTCGGAGGCTCGCAGACCACCTCACCTGAGCGGAGCGGAGCGCAGAGCGCCGTCACCGCCGGCGCCGTCCACAGTCTGACGGCGAGGCGGCCGGCGGCCAGACAGGTACCGCCACACACGGCCGGGAGCACGCGGACCCGGGCAACTTTGGGGGAGGAATGAATGGAGACCGAAAGTCACGGACCCTCGGGCCCAGCGGTCCCACTCTGGGGACTGTGTTCTACAGCAAGCACGGCATAGGCCACAAGTTTACCGAAGCATTCTTTGAGCAGCAAGAAACTAGAAACAACTGAACAGTCGAGGGGCAGTTGAATACAATACGTCAATGGCGCAACTTGACGCAGTTGCTACATCGAGGTACGTTCCTATAAATAACGGTAAGACACAGACAACGAATTTAATAGCTGAAACAAAGGCAGGACGTAGAGATCTGGGTATAGTAGGATCCCactgctctgtgctcacagttgcCTGAACACAGACAAAGCGCGGACGGATACAGTGTGCCTGGCCGTCTAAGGAGGGTGGAGCTGGGTGGTTTTTCCTTATACCCACTACGGCTCCTCTTGTTAGAAGGACTACATATCATCATTTGGAGCtgaatgagaagaagaagaaactgaatttCTCTCAACATACCCAGCCAGGAGGGAGCTATCAGCCCTGAGGACCCCCGGAAATGGCCATGAACTCAAGAGCCGCCTGGcatcctgacccccaccccccacccctcccgccgaCCACCACTGCGACAAAGACAAGTCCCGGGAGCTGCAGCACAGCAAAAAGGAAAACGTGCAGGTGAAACCTCAAAACCCAACTCACGTCCTCTACCTGAAGGCCGCTCCCCCAAATCACTCACCGTCAAACTTGGCGAGCCTGCTGATGTCCCCCAGCTCCGAGGTGACCGGAATAGCCTGCCGCACTTTCATGTTGGTCTCTCTGGAAGGACAGCATCCCTGAGTCCtggttctcttcccttcccccacattcCACCTGGGGGAACCTGACCTCAGGGCATCACCCTCCTCCACATTACTGAGTGGCTCAAAGCCTTCAACCCCTAAAGTTTCCAAAGGGTATAGATCCCAGACCTGGGAACCTCTTCCAAAACACAAGCCTCCTACCCTTAAGGAGGCAGAAGATGTGTGACACCAGGCGTCCGACTTACCCATCAAGCTCCGCTGTCTCGATGTAACACAGaccatggggctcactgctggaaaggaggaggagatccGCCTGGAGAGAAAGCCTGGTGAGGAGCCTGAAGACCATCCTGCATCACAACGCACGCTGCCCTggtccctcccttccctcagtGTTCTGGGTTTGCTTAGTCCCAAGCATGAATGGCCAGAAAGGAGTCAGGCCCAGGTGTGCTAAGAGGACAAGAAGTTTCCCACTCAAGGAAGTTTCCTTCCATACGTGTTTAAGAGGCAGTAGTAAACCATGAAAGACTTGCTTCTttctgccaaaaacaaaaacaaaaacaaaaacacaaacaaaaacaaagggaagagcCTCGTAGGCCTAGAGGGGCACCTGTCCCTTACCGCCACAAACTGGTTATTCTCCAGTTTGATGATATCGCCAACACGGACGTTCATCCACTGCTCTTGCTGGAGGCTGAAGCAGTGACCAGAGCAGAGAGGTCAGGAGCTAGAGGAAGTCCCGGGGGACCCTTCCTCCCGAGGGCCCTCGGTGTCCAGCAGGCACTCACCTTCCATCGATCAGCACTTGAGACTGCCGGTTATTCACCTGGTTGTCACTCTTGTGGCGGAACTGAAGACGAGACAACGGAGACAGTGAGACACCGCCCCCACCTTCGGGGACCGAGATGACTGCGGGATGCAGAGAGCGCTGCCCCTACCTTGTGTGCACCTGTCCACAGATCTaccccctccctggctctggcTCCGCCCCCGTCCCCGGCCAAGATATCAAGGACGGGGAGGACAGCGAGGTGGGAGCGGAGGCGAGGAAGGGGCGTGGGGACAGGAGCGACTCACGTAATCGTCGGTGGCATCTTTCACAGCTGTGATGGCAAGGACAAGGACCAAAGGCACAATGGTGGTGAACCAGGACAGGGAAGACACCTGCGGAATCAACTACAAGGGCAAGAGGGCTCTGAGGCCCCAGCCACGCCAGTGCTCCCGCCCGACCTCTCTCCCCCTGACTTTACTCGGCTTCATGAGCTGCAGAGGGTCGGCTATAGGACACTCACCTGCAGAATGAGAAGGAACAGGAAGTAGGTATTGGCCACTTCCTGGAACTGCTCGAAGAGGTTGACAGGCAGGAAGGTGAGAATATTGTACTTGGAGGTCTTGATGCAGTTACTCTACGGCAGAAGATGACAAGGCGGCTTCTCACCATGACCCAGAACCAGAGGGAGGCTGCACCCCGCCCCTGCACTTCCCAAACCTCTGCCCCCAAAAGCCAGCCACCACAggtgtgggaggaggagagggcagagaccaGGGCGTCTCATGGGCTGCACGTGCCCTCCTGCGCTGACAGGCGAAGGAGCGAGAAGTTAGGTTCAGCGGTCGCAGGTGGAGCGGTGCCAGGaggctgcctgcccccccccccgcccccccaacccaggCCTTTGCCCTTTTGCACG
Above is a window of Neofelis nebulosa isolate mNeoNeb1 chromosome 15, mNeoNeb1.pri, whole genome shotgun sequence DNA encoding:
- the ATP8B2 gene encoding phospholipid-transporting ATPase ID isoform X2, giving the protein MTVPKEMPEKWARAGAPPSWSRKKPSWGTEEERRARANDREYNEKFQYASNCIKTSKYNILTFLPVNLFEQFQEVANTYFLFLLILQLIPQVSSLSWFTTIVPLVLVLAITAVKDATDDYFRHKSDNQVNNRQSQVLIDGSLQQEQWMNVRVGDIIKLENNQFVAADLLLLSSSEPHGLCYIETAELDGETNMKVRQAIPVTSELGDISRLAKFDGEVVCEPPNNKLDKFSGALYWKESKFPLSNQNMLLRGCVLRNTEWCFGLVVFAGPDTKLMQNSGRTKFKRTSIDRLMNTLVLWIFGFLVCMGVILAIGNAIWEHEVGTRFQVYLPWDEAVDSAFFSGFLSFWSYIIILNTVVPISLYVSVEVIRLGHSYFINWDRKMFCVKKQTPAEARTTTLNEELGQVEYVFSDKTGTLTQNVMVFHKCSVRGRSYGDVFDVLGHKAELGERPQPVDFSFNPLADKKFLFWDPTLLEAVKMGDPHTHEFFRLLSLCHTVMSEEKNEGELYYKAQSPDEGALVTAARNFGFVFRSRTPKTITVHEMGTAVTYQLLAILDFNNIRKRMSVIVRNPEGRIRLYCKGADTILLDRLHPSTQELLNTTTDHLNEYAGEGLRTLVLAYKDLDEEYYEEWAQRRLQASLAQDSREDRLASVYEEVESDMMLLGATAIEDRLQQGVPETIALLTLANIKIWVLTGDKQETAVNIGYSCKMLTDDVTEVFVVTGHTVLEVREELRKAREKMMDSPHTVGNGFTCQEKRPSSKLTSVLEAVAGEYALVINGHSLAHALEADMELEFLETACACKAVICCRVTPLQKAQVVELVKKHKKAVTLAIGDGANDVSMIKTAHIGVGISGQEGIQAVLASDYSFSQFKFLQRLLLVHGRWSYLRMCKFLCYFFYKNFAFTMVHFWFGFFCGFSAQTVYDQYFITLYNIVYTSLPVLAMGVFDQDVPEQRSMEYPKLYEPGQLNLLFNKREFFICIAQGIYASVLVFFLPYGVFAEAARDDGAQLADYQSFAVTVATSLVIVVSVQIGLDTGYWTAINHFFIWGSLAVYFAILFAMHSDGLFRMFPNQFRFVGNAQSSLAQPTVWLTIALTTVVCILPVVAFRFLKLSLKPDLSDTVRYSQLVRKKRAQHRCTRRPGRTSSRRSGYAFAHQEGFGELIMSGKNMRLSSLGLAGFATRSGSGWIESLRRKRSDSPGSPPDKPLKG
- the ATP8B2 gene encoding phospholipid-transporting ATPase ID isoform X3; this translates as MALCAKKRPPEEERRARANDREYNEKFQYASNCIKTSKYNILTFLPVNLFEQFQEVANTYFLFLLILQLIPQVSSLSWFTTIVPLVLVLAITAVKDATDDYFRHKSDNQVNNRQSQVLIDGSLQQEQWMNVRVGDIIKLENNQFVAADLLLLSSSEPHGLCYIETAELDGETNMKVRQAIPVTSELGDISRLAKFDGEVVCEPPNNKLDKFSGALYWKESKFPLSNQNMLLRGCVLRNTEWCFGLVVFAGPDTKLMQNSGRTKFKRTSIDRLMNTLVLWIFGFLVCMGVILAIGNAIWEHEVGTRFQVYLPWDEAVDSAFFSGFLSFWSYIIILNTVVPISLYVSVEVIRLGHSYFINWDRKMFCVKKQTPAEARTTTLNEELGQVEYVFSDKTGTLTQNVMVFHKCSVRGRSYGDVFDVLGHKAELGERPQPVDFSFNPLADKKFLFWDPTLLEAVKMGDPHTHEFFRLLSLCHTVMSEEKNEGELYYKAQSPDEGALVTAARNFGFVFRSRTPKTITVHEMGTAVTYQLLAILDFNNIRKRMSVIVRNPEGRIRLYCKGADTILLDRLHPSTQELLNTTTDHLNEYAGEGLRTLVLAYKDLDEEYYEEWAQRRLQASLAQDSREDRLASVYEEVESDMMLLGATAIEDRLQQGVPETIALLTLANIKIWVLTGDKQETAVNIGYSCKMLTDDVTEVFVVTGHTVLEVREELRKAREKMMDSPHTVGNGFTCQEKRPSSKLTSVLEAVAGEYALVINGHSLAHALEADMELEFLETACACKAVICCRVTPLQKAQVVELVKKHKKAVTLAIGDGANDVSMIKTAHIGVGISGQEGIQAVLASDYSFSQFKFLQRLLLVHGRWSYLRMCKFLCYFFYKNFAFTMVHFWFGFFCGFSAQTVYDQYFITLYNIVYTSLPVLAMGVFDQDVPEQRSMEYPKLYEPGQLNLLFNKREFFICIAQGIYASVLVFFLPYGVFAEAARDDGAQLADYQSFAVTVATSLVIVVSVQIGLDTGYWTAINHFFIWGSLAVYFAILFAMHSDGLFRMFPNQFRFVGNAQSSLAQPTVWLTIALTTVVCILPVVAFRFLKLSLKPDLSDTVRYSQLVRKKRAQHRCTRRPGRTSSRRSGYAFAHQEGFGELIMSGKNMRLSSLGLAGFATRSGSGWIESLRRKRSDSPGSPPDKPLKG
- the ATP8B2 gene encoding phospholipid-transporting ATPase ID isoform X1, which gives rise to MALCAKKRPPEEERRARANDREYNEKFQYASNCIKTSKYNILTFLPVNLFEQFQEVANTYFLFLLILQLIPQVSSLSWFTTIVPLVLVLAITAVKDATDDYFRHKSDNQVNNRQSQVLIDGSLQQEQWMNVRVGDIIKLENNQFVAADLLLLSSSEPHGLCYIETAELDGETNMKVRQAIPVTSELGDISRLAKFDGEVVCEPPNNKLDKFSGALYWKESKFPLSNQNMLLRGCVLRNTEWCFGLVVFAGPDTKLMQNSGRTKFKRTSIDRLMNTLVLWIFGFLVCMGVILAIGNAIWEHEVGTRFQVYLPWDEAVDSAFFSGFLSFWSYIIILNTVVPISLYVSVEVIRLGHSYFINWDRKMFCVKKQTPAEARTTTLNEELGQVEYVFSDKTGTLTQNVMVFHKCSVRGRSYGDVFDVLGHKAELGERPQPVDFSFNPLADKKFLFWDPTLLEAVKMGDPHTHEFFRLLSLCHTVMSEEKNEGELYYKAQSPDEGALVTAARNFGFVFRSRTPKTITVHEMGTAVTYQLLAILDFNNIRKRMSVIVRNPEGRIRLYCKGADTILLDRLHPSTQELLNTTTDHLNDLDEEYYEEWAQRRLQASLAQDSREDRLASVYEEVESDMMLLGATAIEDRLQQGVPETIALLTLANIKIWVLTGDKQETAVNIGYSCKMLTDDVTEVFVVTGHTVLEVREELRKAREKMMDSPHTVGNGFTCQEKRPSSKLTSVLEAVAGEYALVINGHSLAHALEADMELEFLETACACKAVICCRVTPLQKAQVVELVKKHKKAVTLAIGDGANDVSMIKTAHIGVGISGQEGIQAVLASDYSFSQFKFLQRLLLVHGRWSYLRMCKFLCYFFYKNFAFTMVHFWFGFFCGFSAQTVYDQYFITLYNIVYTSLPVLAMGVFDQDVPEQRSMEYPKLYEPGQLNLLFNKREFFICIAQGIYASVLVFFLPYGVFAEAARDDGAQLADYQSFAVTVATSLVIVVSVQIGLDTGYWTAINHFFIWGSLAVYFAILFAMHSDGLFRMFPNQFRFVGNAQSSLAQPTVWLTIALTTVVCILPVVAFRFLKLSLKPDLSDTVRYSQLVRKKRAQHRCTRRPGRTSSRRSGYAFAHQEGFGELIMSGKNMRLSSLGLAGFATRSGSGWIESLRRKRSDSPGSPPDKPLKG